A window of Ruania suaedae contains these coding sequences:
- the ectB gene encoding diaminobutyrate--2-oxoglutarate transaminase — MTTDTTALESDVRSYSRSWPVVFDRAQGATMYAEDGTAYLDFFAGAGSLNYGHNNPHMKQVLLDYLSSDRVVHSLDMLTTARSEFLQTFSEHILKPRGLDHRVMFPGPGGANAVEAALKLARKITGREAVVNFTNAFHGMTLGALSVTGNSMKRGGAGIPLVHATPMPYDDYFDERHEVPDFLYLERLLEDAGSGLNEPAAVIVETLQGEGGINSARVEWLQGLSELCKKHGMLLIVDDIQMGCGRTGPFFSFEEAGIVPDIITLSKSISGYGLPLALTLVRPDLDVFEPGEHNGTFRGFAPAFATGSETIRRYWSDDSLHQSTLAKGLVIESAFNSLVAKYPEANLMAKGRGLARGLQFGESDKAGAVAKACFERGLLVETSGPEDEVVKLLPPLTLTDEELTRGLDIIAESVAAVLSA; from the coding sequence ATGACGACCGATACGACGGCGCTCGAATCCGACGTCCGTAGCTACTCCCGCTCCTGGCCGGTGGTGTTCGACCGCGCACAGGGCGCCACCATGTACGCCGAGGACGGTACGGCCTACCTCGACTTCTTCGCGGGAGCAGGCAGCCTCAACTACGGGCACAACAACCCGCACATGAAGCAGGTGCTGCTGGACTACCTCAGCTCCGACCGCGTGGTGCACTCCCTCGACATGCTCACCACCGCTCGCAGCGAGTTCCTGCAGACCTTCTCCGAGCACATTCTCAAGCCGCGCGGCCTCGACCACCGGGTGATGTTCCCCGGCCCGGGCGGCGCCAACGCCGTCGAGGCCGCCCTGAAGCTGGCTCGCAAGATCACCGGCCGGGAGGCCGTCGTGAACTTCACCAACGCCTTCCACGGGATGACCCTCGGGGCGCTGTCGGTGACCGGGAACTCGATGAAGCGCGGTGGTGCCGGCATCCCGCTGGTCCACGCCACCCCGATGCCCTACGACGACTACTTCGACGAACGGCACGAGGTGCCTGACTTCCTCTACCTGGAGCGTCTGCTCGAGGACGCCGGCTCGGGCTTGAACGAGCCGGCCGCCGTCATCGTCGAGACGCTGCAGGGAGAAGGTGGGATCAACAGCGCCCGGGTCGAGTGGCTGCAGGGCCTGTCCGAGCTGTGCAAGAAACACGGGATGCTGCTCATCGTCGATGACATCCAGATGGGTTGTGGCCGGACCGGCCCGTTCTTCAGCTTCGAGGAGGCCGGCATCGTGCCGGACATCATCACCCTCTCGAAGTCGATCAGCGGCTACGGGTTGCCCCTCGCGCTGACCCTGGTGCGTCCCGACCTGGACGTCTTCGAGCCGGGCGAGCACAACGGCACCTTCCGCGGCTTCGCGCCGGCGTTCGCCACCGGGTCCGAGACGATCCGGCGCTACTGGAGCGACGACAGCCTCCACCAGTCCACCCTCGCCAAGGGCCTGGTGATCGAGAGCGCGTTCAACTCCCTCGTGGCCAAGTACCCCGAGGCGAACCTGATGGCCAAGGGGCGCGGTCTGGCACGCGGGCTGCAGTTCGGTGAGTCCGACAAGGCCGGCGCGGTCGCGAAGGCCTGTTTCGAGCGCGGGCTGCTGGTCGAGACCTCCGGTCCGGAGGACGAGGTGGTCAAGCTCCTGCCGCCGCTGACGCTGACCGACGAGGAACTGACCCGCGGGTTGGACATCATCGCCGAGTCGGTCGCCGCCGTACTCTCGGCCTGA
- the ectA gene encoding diaminobutyrate acetyltransferase: MATTSADATSSTSTDDLHIRSTVVSDGAAMWTLAHECGLDLNSSYAYLVFAADFSATCRIALLDGEPVGYVLGYSPPERGDHVFVWQVAVSSRARGRGLARRMLDHLLDGHPEGTVLEATVEESNEASRALFAAVARARGGTLTWTDGVLAEHFPDEHPSEPRLQITGMGRPS, from the coding sequence ATGGCGACTACATCAGCAGACGCGACCTCTTCCACATCGACCGACGACCTGCACATCCGCAGCACGGTCGTCTCCGACGGCGCAGCCATGTGGACACTGGCTCACGAGTGCGGGCTGGATCTCAACTCCTCCTACGCGTACCTGGTCTTCGCCGCCGACTTCTCGGCGACCTGCCGGATCGCACTGCTCGATGGCGAACCCGTCGGGTACGTCCTCGGCTACAGCCCCCCAGAACGCGGCGACCACGTGTTTGTCTGGCAGGTGGCGGTGAGTTCACGAGCCCGCGGTCGGGGCCTGGCGCGCAGGATGCTGGACCACTTGCTGGACGGGCATCCTGAAGGCACCGTGCTCGAGGCGACGGTTGAGGAGTCCAACGAGGCCTCCCGCGCCCTCTTCGCCGCAGTGGCGCGCGCCCGCGGCGGGACGCTCACGTGGACCGACGGCGTCCTCGCCGAGCACTTCCCGGACGAGCACCCGAGCGAGCCGCGCCTGCAGATCACCGGGATGGGACGGCCCAGCTGA
- a CDS encoding glycoside hydrolase family 3 N-terminal domain-containing protein, protein MTGDLRHDVHSVLLPGFSGTEVPAWVREADGLAGVLLFGQNTPDLDTTTGLTAALRDACPDLLIAIDEEGGNVSRLQASTGSDLPTPAALGVVDDPQLTEHCARAMGELIAACGIDVTFAPVLDVASRADNPVIGARSFGPGTALVARHGRAVVRGLRAAGVLSGGKHFPGHGDTDVDSHLALPTVDVTDGELTARDLPPFVEAFDEGMDAVMVGHLIVPAWDPGAPASLSQAVIARVRSMGFTGPVVTDALDMQAVSGDGVGRAAVRALAAGADLLCLGSTAEVPDDGAWFAEVRDHIEAALEAGELDHERVREAAGRVRALPRRARAHDLAAAERARTRAGKVGLEAARRSVRVSGDVELRPGDAVIDLVTRWDQAAGATSGPVLDQLTTALGLVPLAPDEVAPGRRLAIVAREYDEHARRLLADHPEAVLVHVGVPAAAPDHPHTVQIHGIARAGARAAVAACAPGEKP, encoded by the coding sequence ATGACCGGCGACCTGCGCCACGATGTCCACTCCGTACTCCTCCCGGGATTTTCCGGCACGGAGGTTCCGGCGTGGGTGCGCGAGGCCGATGGCCTCGCCGGCGTGCTGCTGTTCGGACAGAACACCCCCGATCTGGACACCACGACGGGGCTCACGGCAGCCCTGCGCGATGCGTGTCCGGACCTGCTGATCGCCATCGACGAGGAAGGCGGCAACGTCTCCCGGCTCCAGGCGTCCACAGGATCGGACCTGCCCACGCCCGCTGCCCTCGGCGTCGTCGACGATCCGCAGCTCACCGAGCACTGTGCCCGAGCGATGGGGGAGCTGATCGCTGCCTGCGGCATCGACGTGACCTTCGCCCCCGTGCTCGACGTCGCCAGCCGCGCCGACAACCCGGTGATCGGGGCCCGCTCGTTCGGCCCTGGAACTGCCCTGGTGGCCCGGCACGGGCGGGCCGTGGTCCGCGGGCTGCGCGCAGCCGGCGTGCTCAGCGGCGGCAAGCACTTCCCCGGACACGGCGACACCGATGTCGACTCCCATCTCGCGCTGCCCACGGTCGACGTCACCGACGGTGAGCTCACTGCTAGGGACCTGCCGCCCTTCGTCGAAGCATTCGACGAGGGGATGGATGCCGTGATGGTCGGTCACCTGATCGTGCCCGCCTGGGACCCCGGCGCGCCGGCGTCGCTGTCGCAGGCGGTGATCGCCCGGGTGCGATCCATGGGCTTCACCGGTCCTGTGGTCACGGACGCCCTCGACATGCAAGCGGTCTCGGGTGACGGCGTGGGCCGGGCTGCCGTGCGGGCCCTCGCGGCAGGGGCCGATCTGCTGTGCCTCGGATCGACGGCCGAGGTCCCCGACGACGGCGCCTGGTTCGCCGAGGTGCGCGACCACATCGAGGCGGCGCTCGAGGCCGGTGAGCTCGACCACGAGCGCGTCCGCGAAGCCGCCGGTCGCGTCCGCGCCCTGCCGCGGCGGGCAAGGGCCCACGACCTCGCCGCCGCCGAGCGCGCCCGCACCCGAGCCGGGAAGGTCGGTCTGGAGGCCGCCCGGCGCTCGGTGCGGGTCAGCGGTGATGTCGAACTGCGCCCGGGTGACGCCGTGATCGACCTGGTCACGCGGTGGGACCAGGCGGCCGGTGCGACCTCCGGCCCGGTCCTCGACCAGTTGACCACTGCCCTCGGACTCGTCCCGCTCGCACCGGACGAGGTCGCGCCGGGCAGGCGTCTGGCCATCGTGGCACGCGAGTACGACGAGCACGCCCGGCGGCTGCTGGCCGATCACCCCGAGGCGGTCCTCGTTCACGTCGGAGTGCCTGCGGCCGCTCCCGACCATCCGCACACCGTCCAGATCCACGGCATCGCGCGCGCCGGCGCCCGTGCCGCCGTCGCCGCCTGCGCTCCGGGAGAGAAGCCATGA
- the murQ gene encoding N-acetylmuramic acid 6-phosphate etherase, translated as MTNDPLQTPLRVHSATEDRNPHTDDIDTLGSADLVHLITSEDAAVVPAVAAVGEQIAALVDLAVEALTAGGRIIYVGAGTSGRLGVLDAVELLPTYRVGSDQVSAFLAGGAEAMTAPVEGAEDDPRAGAADVADVEARDLVVGLAASGRTPYVAGALEYARSRGAGTGLIACTPRATLTPLADVAILVDTGPEVITGSTRMKAGTAQKLVLNTFSTATMVRLGKTFSNLMIDVLPTNEKLHARIVRMLVQATGEDEHRCREVLREAGEVRTALVSLLAQAPVAVAARAVAEHPASAGRGHDPSGIRSAVRAARAEG; from the coding sequence ATGACCAACGATCCGCTCCAGACCCCGCTCCGCGTGCACTCCGCCACGGAGGATCGCAACCCCCACACCGATGACATCGACACCCTCGGGTCGGCCGACCTGGTCCACCTCATCACCTCCGAGGACGCCGCCGTCGTCCCGGCGGTGGCGGCCGTCGGCGAGCAGATCGCCGCGCTCGTGGACCTGGCGGTCGAGGCCCTGACCGCGGGTGGGCGGATCATCTACGTGGGAGCAGGCACCTCCGGGCGGCTGGGCGTGCTGGACGCGGTGGAACTGCTTCCGACCTACCGGGTGGGCTCGGACCAGGTCAGCGCCTTCCTCGCCGGTGGTGCCGAGGCCATGACTGCCCCGGTCGAGGGCGCCGAGGACGATCCGCGCGCCGGCGCCGCGGACGTGGCCGATGTGGAGGCCCGCGACCTGGTGGTGGGTCTGGCGGCCAGCGGCCGCACCCCCTACGTGGCCGGTGCGCTGGAGTATGCCAGGTCACGGGGTGCGGGCACCGGACTGATCGCCTGCACCCCGCGTGCCACCCTCACGCCGCTCGCCGACGTCGCTATTCTGGTCGACACGGGCCCGGAGGTGATCACCGGGAGCACCCGGATGAAGGCGGGCACGGCACAGAAGCTCGTGCTCAACACCTTCTCCACCGCGACGATGGTCCGGCTCGGCAAGACGTTCTCGAACCTGATGATCGACGTGCTCCCCACCAACGAGAAGTTGCACGCGCGGATCGTGCGGATGCTGGTCCAGGCCACCGGCGAGGACGAGCACCGCTGCCGGGAGGTGCTGCGGGAAGCCGGTGAGGTGCGCACGGCACTGGTGAGCCTCCTCGCGCAGGCACCGGTCGCCGTCGCCGCGCGTGCCGTGGCCGAGCACCCGGCCTCGGCCGGACGTGGACACGACCCCTCGGGTATCCGATCGGCCGTTCGGGCCGCGCGCGCGGAGGGCTAG
- a CDS encoding acyl-CoA thioesterase: MTEPVEQPMPLTAVLAALDLEQTDEDTFVGASLPQLHGRVYGGQVLAQALLAAGRTMAPERLPHSVHGYFLRPGALDEPITFAVERLRDGRSFSARRTHAVQSGKPILSMIASFQENQPGLEHADAMPEVPGPESLPSSVELFGSLDHPVAQFFYRNGAFDMRHTDGNLFTGPAEERTDRQQLWMRARGPIPGGQLHHRAMLAYACDQVMLEPIMRRHGLSWMSREASVASLDHAMWWHRDVDAGEWLLFVQSSPSARGGRGLGEAKVFDRAGALVATIAQEGMLRVPERG; the protein is encoded by the coding sequence ATGACCGAGCCCGTCGAACAGCCGATGCCACTGACGGCCGTGCTCGCAGCACTCGATCTCGAGCAGACCGACGAGGACACGTTCGTCGGTGCCTCGCTCCCGCAGCTCCACGGCCGGGTCTACGGCGGCCAGGTGCTCGCCCAGGCGCTGCTCGCCGCGGGCCGCACCATGGCCCCCGAGCGGTTGCCGCATTCGGTGCACGGGTACTTCCTGCGGCCGGGCGCCCTGGACGAGCCGATCACCTTCGCGGTGGAGCGACTGCGGGACGGTCGTTCCTTCAGCGCGCGCCGCACCCACGCCGTGCAGTCCGGGAAGCCGATCCTGTCGATGATCGCCAGCTTCCAGGAGAACCAGCCCGGTCTGGAGCACGCCGACGCCATGCCCGAGGTACCCGGCCCGGAGTCGCTGCCGAGCTCGGTGGAGCTGTTCGGCTCTCTCGACCACCCGGTGGCGCAGTTCTTCTACCGCAACGGCGCTTTCGACATGCGTCATACCGACGGCAACCTGTTCACCGGGCCGGCGGAGGAGCGCACGGACCGTCAGCAGCTCTGGATGCGGGCACGCGGACCCATCCCCGGCGGCCAGCTCCACCACCGCGCCATGCTCGCCTACGCCTGTGACCAGGTGATGCTCGAGCCGATCATGCGCCGTCACGGGTTGTCGTGGATGTCCCGCGAGGCGAGCGTCGCCAGCCTCGACCACGCGATGTGGTGGCACCGGGACGTCGACGCCGGAGAGTGGCTGCTCTTCGTTCAGTCCTCACCCTCGGCCCGAGGTGGCCGGGGGCTCGGCGAGGCGAAGGTCTTCGACCGGGCGGGCGCTCTGGTCGCGACGATCGCGCAGGAGGGCATGCTCCGAGTACCGGAGCGCGGCTAG
- a CDS encoding globin, which yields MSAAGPSRSTPQPSFYDAIGGEDTFRRIVRRFYEQVAVDDLLRPMYPEADLGPAEDRMRMFLEQYWGGPTTYSQTRGHPRLRMRHAPFRVSPAARDRWLDLMRVAVEEADLAPIHRATLWDYLERAAHSMVNTFEEE from the coding sequence CTGTCCGCCGCGGGTCCCTCGCGCAGCACACCACAGCCCTCGTTCTACGACGCGATCGGCGGAGAGGACACCTTTCGCCGGATCGTGCGCCGCTTCTACGAGCAGGTGGCGGTGGACGACCTGCTGCGCCCCATGTACCCCGAGGCCGACCTCGGCCCGGCCGAGGACCGGATGCGGATGTTCCTCGAGCAGTACTGGGGCGGGCCGACCACCTATTCCCAGACCCGGGGTCACCCGCGGCTACGGATGCGCCATGCACCGTTCCGCGTCTCCCCCGCCGCCCGCGACCGCTGGCTCGATCTGATGCGGGTGGCGGTCGAGGAGGCCGATCTGGCGCCGATCCATCGCGCCACCCTGTGGGACTACCTGGAGCGCGCCGCGCACTCCATGGTGAACACCTTCGAGGAGGAGTGA
- the ptsP gene encoding phosphoenolpyruvate--protein phosphotransferase yields the protein MTHGDPAVVISGAGVSPGRAAGPAVWMTSAAGEPPKRRSSADPEAGCAAIAEATHAVGRDLATRAEATEGAARDVLEATAQIAQDPTLVRDAQHRVRENSLSPERAVWEAAGAVADQFESLGGYLAERARDVIDVRDRIVAHLLGAPTPGVPRREDPFILLARDLAPADTAQLDPEVVRGLVTEEGGPTSHTAILARAIGIPAVVGVGAALAEVGADTIVLVDGGAGQVHLDPPADAVAAASERAAVRTFTPPGATLDGYRVELLANVGEADDAEPAVRAGAEGVGLFRTEFCFLDRDSEPTVEEQVAAYSPVLAAFAGKKVVVRTLDAGADKPLPFLTDADETNPALGVRGYRTAWQNPEVLDHQLTAIARAAKQHEADVWVMAPMVSRVAEAEDFVTRCASHGLQTAGVMVEVPSAALLAGPMLARAAFASIGTNDLVQYTLAADRLLGALAPLSTPWDPAVLRLIELTCAGGRAQGRPVGVCGEAAASPALAAVLVGLGVSSLSMTPRALGDVAALLGSVTHEQCQTVAGLALAAESAEDARRAVRGALPVLTELAL from the coding sequence ATGACGCACGGCGACCCAGCGGTGGTCATCTCGGGAGCCGGTGTCTCACCGGGACGCGCTGCCGGCCCGGCGGTCTGGATGACCAGCGCGGCGGGTGAACCACCGAAACGGCGCAGCTCGGCGGATCCGGAAGCCGGCTGTGCAGCCATCGCGGAGGCGACCCACGCCGTCGGGCGCGATCTCGCCACCCGTGCGGAGGCCACCGAAGGCGCGGCCCGGGACGTGCTCGAGGCGACCGCGCAGATCGCGCAGGACCCCACCCTGGTGCGCGATGCCCAGCACCGCGTGCGCGAGAACAGCCTCAGTCCCGAACGTGCGGTCTGGGAGGCCGCCGGCGCCGTGGCCGACCAGTTCGAGTCGCTCGGGGGATATCTCGCCGAGCGGGCGCGGGACGTGATCGACGTTCGGGACCGGATCGTCGCCCACCTGCTCGGTGCCCCGACGCCCGGGGTGCCCCGGCGGGAGGACCCGTTCATCCTGCTCGCGCGCGATCTCGCTCCGGCCGACACCGCCCAGCTCGACCCCGAGGTGGTGCGTGGACTCGTGACCGAGGAAGGCGGGCCCACCTCCCACACCGCGATCCTGGCGCGCGCCATCGGCATTCCGGCGGTCGTCGGCGTGGGAGCGGCTCTGGCCGAGGTCGGCGCCGACACCATCGTGCTGGTCGACGGCGGCGCCGGCCAGGTACATCTGGACCCGCCGGCCGATGCCGTCGCCGCAGCCAGCGAACGAGCGGCTGTACGTACCTTCACGCCTCCGGGCGCGACGCTGGACGGCTATCGGGTCGAGCTCCTGGCCAACGTCGGCGAGGCCGATGACGCCGAACCGGCCGTGCGGGCGGGCGCCGAGGGGGTGGGCCTGTTCCGGACCGAGTTCTGCTTCCTGGACCGCGACAGCGAACCCACGGTCGAGGAGCAGGTGGCCGCCTACAGTCCGGTCCTGGCGGCATTCGCCGGCAAGAAGGTGGTGGTCCGCACGCTCGACGCCGGCGCGGACAAGCCACTGCCCTTCCTCACCGATGCCGATGAGACGAACCCGGCTCTCGGAGTACGCGGGTACCGCACGGCGTGGCAGAACCCCGAGGTGCTCGACCATCAGCTCACGGCCATCGCACGCGCGGCCAAGCAGCACGAGGCCGACGTCTGGGTGATGGCGCCGATGGTCAGCCGGGTTGCCGAGGCGGAGGACTTCGTCACGCGATGCGCCTCGCACGGTCTGCAGACGGCCGGGGTGATGGTGGAGGTCCCCAGTGCCGCACTGCTCGCCGGACCGATGCTCGCCCGGGCCGCCTTCGCCTCGATCGGGACCAACGACCTGGTGCAGTACACCCTCGCTGCCGACCGGCTGCTCGGCGCGCTCGCGCCGCTGTCGACGCCGTGGGACCCGGCCGTGCTGCGGCTCATCGAGCTCACCTGCGCCGGCGGTCGGGCGCAGGGCCGGCCGGTGGGCGTCTGCGGCGAGGCTGCCGCCTCACCCGCCCTGGCTGCCGTGCTCGTCGGTCTGGGGGTCTCGAGCCTGTCGATGACCCCGCGCGCCCTCGGCGACGTCGCGGCACTGCTCGGCAGCGTCACCCACGAGCAGTGCCAGACGGTCGCCGGCCTCGCCCTCGCCGCCGAGAGCGCCGAGGACGCACGGCGCGCCGTGCGCGGCGCCCTCCCGGTCCTGACCGAGCTGGCCCTGTAG
- a CDS encoding PTS glucose/sucrose transporter subunit IIB: MGCITRHDAEPADQQVERCDDQGVDVTKAEEFLAALGGDGNVVDLEPCITRLRVEVTDPGLVNEDGLRSHGAFGVVRSGRVVQVVVGPEADDLAEEIDGLRSGD, from the coding sequence GTGGGATGCATCACAAGGCACGATGCAGAGCCTGCCGATCAACAGGTCGAACGGTGTGACGATCAAGGAGTGGACGTGACGAAGGCTGAGGAGTTCCTCGCGGCCCTGGGTGGCGACGGCAACGTGGTCGACCTGGAGCCGTGCATCACGCGGTTGCGGGTCGAGGTGACCGACCCGGGGCTCGTGAATGAGGACGGCCTGCGTTCGCACGGTGCCTTCGGTGTGGTTCGCTCCGGGCGCGTGGTGCAGGTGGTCGTGGGTCCGGAGGCGGACGACCTCGCCGAGGAGATCGACGGCCTGCGTTCGGGGGACTGA
- the malQ gene encoding 4-alpha-glucanotransferase: protein MTDHSTDAPSEDLRALAAAYGVATDFWDFHGERRDASAATVRAVLAAMGVAADTDDGIRRELERAELAPWRRVLPPCVIARQGSLSTVAVHVEHGTDVRAHVRLESGGRVDLEQVDRWVEPRTVDGRTVGEATFPLPADLPLGWHELVAEVGLEGEVSSSPLAITPATLTLPSLRSDLGGRAWGLMAQLYSVRSRRSWGIGDFADLTEIGSIGAEVGADFLLINPVHAAEPTTPMTPSPYLPVTRRFVNPIYIRPEDVPEAAYLPNNQRTLLEWGAQSVQATNTETSPLDRDGVWQEKKSALETIYAAGRSRSRQGELDRFRAAQGPGLEDFALWCAARESFGAEDWPLGDGATSGAIAALRRRLADRISFHCWLQWVADEQLARAQRVAREAGMRIGVMQDLAVGVHPEGADSWSMRHVLARGISVGAPPDMYNQQGQDWSQPPWRPDALAESGYAPLRDLVRTALRHAGALRVDHIMGLFRLWWIPEGAGAAEGTYVRYDHEAMVGVLALEAHRAGAVVIGEDLGTVEPWVRDYLSERGILGTSVLWFEQEDGRPRPPEDYRELVLATVTTHDLPPTAGYLAEEHVDLRNRLGLLTEPVERVRLAARIERERMLAALGERFLLPQGPTERQIVEALHRFIARSPSVLVGVSLADAVGERRAQNQPGTDTEYPNWKIPLADGGDRAVLVEDLPGNARFASLVTALTHELAEQA, encoded by the coding sequence GTGACGGACCACAGCACTGACGCACCGAGCGAGGATCTGCGTGCGCTCGCGGCTGCCTACGGCGTGGCGACGGACTTCTGGGACTTCCACGGCGAGCGCCGTGATGCCTCCGCAGCAACGGTCCGCGCGGTGCTGGCCGCGATGGGGGTGGCCGCTGACACCGACGACGGCATCCGCCGCGAGCTCGAGCGCGCCGAGCTTGCTCCGTGGCGCCGGGTCCTGCCGCCCTGCGTGATCGCGCGGCAGGGCAGTCTCTCCACGGTTGCCGTGCACGTCGAGCACGGCACGGACGTGCGTGCGCATGTGCGTCTGGAGTCCGGCGGCCGGGTGGATCTCGAGCAGGTCGACCGATGGGTCGAGCCGCGCACGGTCGACGGCCGGACCGTCGGGGAGGCGACCTTCCCCCTCCCTGCGGACCTCCCGCTCGGCTGGCACGAGCTGGTCGCCGAGGTGGGCCTCGAGGGTGAGGTGAGCAGCAGCCCGCTCGCCATCACCCCCGCAACGCTGACCCTGCCCTCGTTACGCAGCGACCTGGGCGGTCGCGCCTGGGGTCTGATGGCCCAGCTCTATTCGGTTCGCTCGCGTCGGTCCTGGGGCATCGGCGACTTCGCCGACCTCACCGAGATCGGCTCGATCGGCGCGGAGGTCGGCGCGGACTTCCTGCTGATCAATCCGGTGCACGCGGCCGAGCCCACCACACCCATGACCCCCTCGCCGTACCTACCGGTCACCCGGAGGTTCGTGAACCCGATCTACATCCGCCCCGAGGACGTTCCCGAGGCGGCGTACCTGCCAAACAACCAGCGCACGCTGCTGGAATGGGGCGCGCAGTCGGTCCAGGCGACCAACACCGAGACCTCACCCCTGGACCGGGATGGCGTCTGGCAGGAGAAGAAGTCGGCGCTGGAGACGATCTATGCCGCCGGCCGGAGCCGGTCCCGGCAGGGTGAGCTGGACCGCTTCCGTGCCGCGCAGGGGCCGGGTCTGGAGGACTTCGCCCTCTGGTGCGCCGCCCGGGAGAGCTTCGGAGCCGAGGACTGGCCACTCGGCGATGGGGCCACCTCCGGAGCGATTGCCGCGCTGAGACGCCGGCTCGCAGACCGGATCTCCTTCCACTGCTGGTTGCAGTGGGTCGCCGACGAGCAGTTGGCGCGGGCACAGCGGGTCGCCCGGGAAGCCGGGATGCGGATCGGGGTGATGCAGGATCTGGCCGTAGGTGTGCACCCCGAGGGCGCCGACTCCTGGTCGATGCGTCACGTGCTGGCGCGCGGGATCTCCGTGGGGGCGCCACCGGACATGTACAACCAGCAGGGTCAGGACTGGTCGCAGCCACCGTGGCGGCCCGATGCGCTCGCCGAGTCCGGCTACGCACCGCTGCGGGACCTGGTCCGCACGGCCCTGCGGCACGCCGGCGCCCTCCGGGTCGACCACATCATGGGCCTGTTCCGACTGTGGTGGATCCCGGAGGGTGCGGGAGCGGCTGAGGGGACCTACGTCCGCTACGACCACGAGGCGATGGTGGGGGTCCTTGCCCTGGAGGCTCACCGCGCGGGTGCGGTGGTCATCGGTGAGGATCTGGGCACGGTCGAGCCGTGGGTGCGCGACTACCTCAGCGAGCGCGGCATCCTGGGCACCTCGGTGCTCTGGTTCGAGCAGGAGGACGGCCGCCCCCGCCCCCCGGAGGACTACCGCGAGCTCGTGCTGGCCACCGTCACCACCCACGACCTGCCCCCTACCGCCGGCTACCTGGCCGAGGAGCACGTCGATCTGCGCAACCGCCTCGGGCTGCTGACCGAGCCGGTCGAGCGCGTCCGACTGGCGGCCCGGATCGAGCGGGAGCGGATGCTGGCGGCCCTGGGTGAGCGGTTCCTGCTGCCGCAGGGCCCGACCGAGCGCCAGATCGTGGAGGCCCTGCACCGGTTCATCGCCCGGTCGCCGTCGGTGCTGGTGGGCGTCTCGCTCGCGGATGCGGTGGGCGAGCGCCGGGCGCAGAACCAGCCCGGGACCGACACGGAGTACCCGAACTGGAAGATCCCGCTGGCCGACGGCGGCGATCGGGCCGTGCTCGTCGAGGATCTGCCCGGCAACGCCCGGTTCGCTTCCCTCGTGACCGCGCTGACGCACGAACTGGCCGAGCAGGCCTGA
- a CDS encoding PTS sugar transporter subunit IIA — protein MSLPVLAPLPGTVLPMAEVPDAVFAQELVGPGLAIDPPRTEEPVTAMAPVCGRVLKLHPHAFVLVAASGQGVLVHLGIDTVQLEGAGFTLHVAEGDQVQVRQPMVTFSPRLIADGGRSPVCPVVALEGVPAELRLVGTGALAAGDLLFEWSRHR, from the coding sequence GTGAGCCTGCCCGTCCTCGCGCCGCTGCCCGGCACCGTGCTGCCGATGGCCGAGGTCCCGGACGCGGTCTTCGCGCAGGAGCTCGTCGGCCCCGGCCTCGCGATCGACCCGCCCAGGACCGAGGAGCCGGTGACGGCGATGGCACCGGTCTGCGGACGGGTGCTCAAGCTGCACCCGCATGCGTTCGTGCTGGTGGCTGCCTCGGGCCAGGGGGTGCTGGTGCACCTGGGCATCGACACGGTCCAGCTCGAGGGAGCGGGATTCACCCTGCATGTCGCCGAGGGCGACCAGGTACAGGTCCGTCAGCCCATGGTCACCTTCTCGCCCCGGCTGATCGCCGACGGCGGACGCTCCCCGGTGTGCCCGGTCGTCGCTCTCGAGGGGGTGCCCGCGGAGCTCCGGCTCGTCGGGACCGGCGCGCTGGCCGCAGGGGACCTGCTCTTCGAGTGGTCGCGCCACCGGTAG
- a CDS encoding cupin domain-containing protein, with product MIDQRWVLRQDVVPVAAGEGVTRRVLAHDRNTMCVENTFEAGAVGPLHHHPHTQITYVVSGVFEFEIDGVIRTVRAGDSMLKASNVEHGCVCREAGVLLDLFSPMREDFV from the coding sequence ATGATCGATCAACGGTGGGTCCTGCGCCAGGATGTCGTGCCGGTTGCGGCGGGGGAGGGCGTCACCAGGCGGGTGCTCGCCCACGACCGGAACACGATGTGTGTGGAGAACACGTTCGAGGCCGGCGCCGTCGGCCCGTTGCACCACCATCCGCACACCCAGATCACCTACGTGGTCAGTGGAGTCTTCGAGTTCGAGATCGACGGCGTCATCCGGACCGTCCGCGCCGGGGACTCGATGCTCAAGGCCAGCAACGTCGAGCACGGGTGTGTCTGCCGTGAGGCCGGAGTGCTGCTGGACCTGTTCAGCCCGATGCGCGAGGACTTCGTCTGA